A DNA window from Aureibaculum sp. 2308TA14-22 contains the following coding sequences:
- a CDS encoding SusC/RagA family TonB-linked outer membrane protein — MKCKFYNLCFFLVMFSGSLLYAQERTITGKVTDDSGPLPGVSIIIKGTTSGTDTDFDGNYSIEANTGDILVFSFVGMATQEVAVGSSSTINVIMKSDNLLEEVVVVAYGTSSKEALTGAVTQIKTEDIEKRSITNLSTAIEGASPGVIATASGQPGAGQSIRIRGFGSFTATNAPLYVVDGIPINGNLSSINPNDIDNITILKDASSTALYGNKATNGVVLVTTKKGKTGRGELSVNISTSIVDRSIPEYDRIDADDYYPVMWEALRNTSAIPGVSSQADLDAANQAASDGIFGILGYNPYNVPNDQIVGTNGQLNPNASLLYNDFDWEGAITRTGIRRTADISYQGRTENADYFASFGYLDEEGYITKSDFERFTARVNVNYQAKKWLKVGGNFAGGKSDSNQSNLGGNTSFRNAFRFTRQMGPIYPIYEHDPVTGAFVLDENGNRKFDLNDNRPSGASTGRHVVLERQLDVDFDEITNINLKTYADITLAEGLTLRTNLSYEEDNFYNTFFWNTIIGDGAPTGLGFRQFVRTRTVGFNQLLNYTKTFNEVHNFEVLGGHESQRLEIDDLNGTRRTQIAAGNLELINFVETTDLVSQRDEATDDSYFGRLNYNYDNKYFLSSSIRTDGSSRFTDEKRWGTFWSLGGSWSIDRENFISDVSWINQLKLRASYGELGNSRILKTVGGVLVADYYPAQATFALDNNNQSEPGIIRSSLGAPDLEWETSANFDVALEFGLFNRIRGSVEYYNKESQNLIFNVPVAFSDGADSKLQNIGTLFNRGIEVSLSADIIKSENFSWNININAATIQNEFTELPQGEIINGTKKLQVGKGLFDYWLRDWYGVDPSDGAGLYVADDPTASNVRTVDGVAVTTASSNAKFHYAGSAIPDLTGAITNEFKYKNFSLSTLFTYQIGGETLDLNYAGIMSAGTYGEAKHIDILDRWQQPGDITNVPRMDASSASQWDATSDRWLTDASNLNLRQANLAYTFNADVAEKIGLSYLRLYATAENIFSINARKGLNVQQQFNGNTSNVFTPSRIVSFGLNLKL; from the coding sequence ATGAAATGTAAGTTTTACAATTTATGTTTCTTTCTTGTAATGTTTAGCGGTTCCCTGCTTTATGCTCAAGAAAGAACAATCACTGGTAAGGTAACGGATGATTCTGGCCCATTACCAGGAGTAAGTATTATTATTAAGGGTACCACATCTGGTACCGATACCGATTTTGATGGTAACTACTCCATTGAAGCAAATACAGGAGACATTCTTGTTTTTAGCTTTGTGGGTATGGCTACCCAAGAGGTTGCCGTTGGTTCATCTAGCACTATCAATGTAATAATGAAATCTGATAATTTGTTAGAAGAAGTTGTTGTAGTTGCGTATGGTACTTCAAGTAAAGAGGCACTAACGGGTGCTGTTACTCAAATAAAAACGGAAGACATTGAAAAAAGGTCAATTACAAACTTGTCTACTGCTATTGAAGGTGCTTCTCCGGGAGTTATTGCCACGGCAAGTGGTCAACCAGGTGCGGGCCAAAGCATTAGAATTAGGGGTTTTGGTTCTTTTACAGCAACCAACGCACCATTGTATGTAGTTGATGGTATTCCTATCAACGGTAATTTATCAAGCATTAATCCTAATGATATTGATAACATTACCATTTTAAAAGATGCTTCTTCAACAGCGTTGTATGGAAACAAAGCAACAAATGGTGTGGTATTGGTTACCACTAAGAAAGGTAAAACTGGTAGAGGAGAACTTTCGGTAAATATATCAACAAGTATTGTGGATAGATCTATTCCAGAATATGACAGAATTGATGCCGATGATTATTATCCGGTGATGTGGGAAGCCTTAAGAAATACTTCCGCAATACCAGGTGTAAGTAGCCAGGCTGATTTAGATGCAGCAAATCAAGCGGCTAGTGATGGTATTTTTGGGATATTAGGTTATAACCCTTACAATGTTCCAAATGATCAGATAGTTGGAACTAACGGGCAATTAAACCCAAATGCATCATTATTATATAATGATTTTGATTGGGAAGGTGCTATAACCAGAACAGGTATTAGAAGAACAGCCGACATTAGTTATCAAGGAAGAACTGAAAATGCTGATTATTTTGCATCTTTTGGTTATTTAGATGAAGAAGGTTATATAACAAAATCTGATTTTGAAAGATTTACGGCTAGGGTCAATGTAAATTATCAAGCAAAAAAATGGTTAAAAGTAGGAGGTAACTTTGCGGGTGGTAAGTCGGATAGTAACCAAAGTAATTTGGGTGGTAACACCAGCTTTAGAAATGCTTTTAGATTTACGAGACAAATGGGACCTATTTATCCTATTTACGAACATGATCCAGTTACAGGGGCATTCGTACTCGATGAAAACGGAAACAGAAAATTTGATTTAAACGACAATAGACCAAGTGGTGCAAGTACTGGTAGACATGTTGTTTTAGAAAGACAATTAGATGTTGACTTTGATGAAATAACAAATATCAATTTAAAAACCTATGCTGACATAACTTTAGCTGAGGGCTTAACCTTGAGAACAAATCTAAGTTATGAAGAAGATAATTTTTATAATACCTTTTTCTGGAATACAATAATTGGAGATGGTGCACCTACTGGTTTAGGGTTTAGACAATTTGTTAGAACCAGAACAGTTGGTTTTAATCAATTATTAAATTACACAAAGACTTTTAATGAGGTACATAACTTTGAAGTGTTAGGTGGTCATGAAAGTCAACGATTAGAGATAGATGATTTGAATGGAACCCGTAGAACGCAAATTGCTGCAGGAAATTTAGAGCTAATCAATTTTGTAGAAACAACTGATCTTGTATCTCAACGAGATGAAGCTACCGATGATAGTTATTTTGGAAGACTTAACTATAATTATGATAATAAATATTTTTTAAGCAGTTCTATCCGTACTGACGGTTCATCACGTTTTACAGATGAAAAAAGGTGGGGTACATTTTGGTCTTTAGGTGGTTCTTGGAGTATAGATAGAGAAAATTTTATAAGTGATGTATCATGGATAAATCAATTGAAATTAAGAGCTTCTTATGGTGAATTAGGGAACAGTCGGATATTAAAAACGGTTGGAGGAGTTTTAGTAGCTGATTATTACCCAGCACAAGCAACTTTTGCCTTAGATAATAATAATCAGTCTGAACCTGGTATTATAAGATCTAGCTTAGGAGCACCAGATTTAGAATGGGAAACAAGTGCAAATTTTGATGTTGCGTTAGAGTTTGGTTTGTTCAATAGGATTAGGGGTTCTGTAGAATATTACAATAAAGAGTCACAAAACTTGATATTTAATGTTCCGGTTGCTTTTTCTGACGGAGCGGATAGCAAACTACAAAATATTGGTACGTTATTCAATAGAGGTATTGAAGTTAGTTTGTCAGCCGATATTATTAAGAGCGAAAATTTTTCTTGGAATATCAATATAAACGCAGCTACAATTCAAAATGAATTTACAGAATTGCCACAAGGAGAAATTATCAACGGTACTAAAAAACTGCAAGTTGGTAAAGGCTTATTTGATTATTGGTTGAGAGATTGGTATGGTGTTGATCCTAGTGACGGGGCAGGCCTTTACGTGGCCGATGATCCAACAGCATCTAATGTTAGAACAGTAGATGGTGTAGCGGTAACAACCGCTTCCAGTAATGCTAAATTTCATTATGCTGGTTCTGCCATTCCTGATTTAACAGGAGCTATAACCAATGAATTTAAGTATAAGAATTTCTCTTTGTCAACATTGTTTACATATCAGATAGGTGGTGAAACCTTAGATTTAAATTATGCAGGAATTATGAGTGCAGGAACTTATGGCGAGGCAAAACATATTGATATTTTAGACCGTTGGCAACAACCGGGAGATATTACCAATGTACCAAGAATGGATGCTTCTTCTGCATCACAGTGGGATGCCACTTCGGATAGATGGTTAACGGACGCATCAAACTTGAATTTAAGACAAGCAAATCTTGCTTATACCTTTAATGCTGATGTAGCGGAAAAGATTGGCTTATCTTATTTAAGATTATATGCCACTGCAGAAAATATTTTTTCTATTAATGCTCGTAAAGGGCTTAATGTTCAGCAACAGTTTAATGGTAATACCTCAAATGTATTTACTCCCTCAAGGATAGTCTCATTTGGTTTAAATTTAAAATTATAA
- a CDS encoding helix-turn-helix domain-containing protein has product MTIVKVVKILFLFVYISSFSSNSVDQNSGFLKEKKLIDSLYFGYNQASANEQNAQKIIDTYSRIKNTDSDLSKEDLKILAISYSHLNNAEKASNYLEKYIKKSHNINVLNDNSFDKIRGEQAFKTLDKKFKPMFNFWFVLYFYVGLIGIFLALILNFKKNSDRIANLLISLFILLGSLFILHVCIFITNVMFLVPHSAHATITFNFLYGPLLYFYFKRVTKGYKFKLKDALHLLPFIFFFAYFTRYYLLSSDEKLHLLLNREKAFDPTMLKFLLIIKVLSLLIYGVLIYRMYVKDKKSKLYGETISNWKGYIATLNLAYVLSHIFYVAILALFTYVNYLIYPQLISMSVFILFVGYKAYVQPDIFNKKHLNYKGELFFNKYKKSGLTESLSQELKEQLLKLLHEEKIYKINNINLEILSEQLGTNRHSASQVINEHFNMNFFNLINKFRIQEALEIFKSDSNNSLNIIDVAYDVGYNNKVTFNKAFKEETGITPSQFINNVNEKKQIQFSK; this is encoded by the coding sequence ATGACCATAGTAAAGGTGGTTAAAATATTGTTTTTGTTCGTTTATATCAGTAGTTTTTCTTCTAATTCTGTAGATCAGAATTCTGGCTTTTTAAAAGAGAAAAAATTGATAGATAGTTTATATTTTGGTTATAATCAAGCATCCGCTAATGAACAAAATGCTCAAAAAATAATTGACACCTATAGTAGAATCAAAAATACGGATTCAGATTTATCCAAAGAAGACTTAAAAATATTAGCAATTAGCTACAGTCATTTAAACAATGCGGAAAAAGCAAGCAATTATCTTGAAAAGTATATAAAAAAGTCTCATAACATAAATGTGCTTAATGACAATTCCTTTGATAAAATAAGAGGTGAGCAAGCATTTAAAACTCTAGATAAGAAATTTAAACCTATGTTTAATTTCTGGTTTGTTTTATATTTTTACGTAGGGTTAATAGGCATATTTTTAGCTTTAATACTAAATTTTAAGAAAAATTCTGATCGTATTGCCAATTTACTGATAAGTCTGTTCATACTACTTGGCTCACTTTTTATACTACATGTATGTATTTTTATTACAAATGTGATGTTCTTGGTTCCGCATTCGGCTCATGCCACAATCACTTTTAATTTTTTATATGGTCCATTACTATACTTTTATTTTAAGCGAGTAACTAAAGGCTATAAATTTAAACTTAAAGACGCACTTCATTTGTTGCCGTTTATTTTCTTTTTTGCTTACTTTACTAGGTATTATCTGCTCTCGTCCGATGAAAAATTACATCTATTATTAAATAGAGAAAAAGCTTTTGATCCAACAATGCTTAAATTTTTGTTAATTATAAAAGTCTTATCGCTTTTAATTTATGGAGTTTTAATTTACAGAATGTATGTTAAAGATAAGAAGAGCAAATTATATGGAGAAACTATAAGCAATTGGAAAGGGTATATTGCGACTTTAAATTTAGCGTATGTGCTTTCGCATATATTCTATGTAGCAATTTTGGCTTTATTTACCTATGTAAATTATTTGATTTATCCGCAATTAATTTCAATGTCTGTTTTTATATTATTTGTAGGCTATAAAGCTTATGTTCAACCAGATATTTTTAATAAGAAACATCTTAACTATAAAGGTGAATTGTTTTTTAATAAATATAAAAAATCCGGACTTACAGAAAGTTTGTCGCAAGAGTTAAAAGAACAGTTATTAAAATTATTACACGAAGAAAAAATCTATAAAATAAATAATATTAATCTAGAAATTCTGTCAGAACAGTTGGGAACGAACAGGCATAGTGCTTCTCAAGTTATTAACGAACACTTCAATATGAACTTTTTTAACCTGATTAATAAGTTTAGAATTCAAGAAGCCTTAGAGATATTTAAGAGCGATAGTAATAATAGTTTAAATATTATCGATGTAGCTTATGATGTTGGTTATAATAATAAAGTTACATTCAACAAAGCTTTTAAAGAAGAAACCGGAATTACACCTTCACAATTCATTAACAATGTTAACGAAAAAAAGCAAATTCAGTTTTCAAAGTAA
- a CDS encoding methylmalonyl-CoA mutase family protein, with the protein MELIKAYTPKNKIRIVTAASLFDGHDAAINIMRRIIQATGVEVIHLGHDRSVEEVVNTAIQEDANAIAMTSYQGGHNEYFKYMFDLLQEKNASQIKIFGGGGGVILPEEIKELMEYGIARIYSPDDGRKMGLQGMINDMVEQCDGGPSLALPKGEGILELVKSKDVNTIARLITLAENDYDSFTTIFSPSGKLKGTCPVLGITGTGGAGKSSLVDELVRRFLSDFENKTLGIISVDPSKRKTGGALLGDRIRMNSIKNDRVYMRSLATRQSNLSLSKNVSDAIDILKIAEFDLIILETSGIGQSGTEIIEHSDVALYVMTPEYGAATQLEKIDMIDYADIVALNKFDKRGALDALRDVKKQYQRNHNLWESNPESMPVFGTIASQFNDPGTNSLYRAIIDKLNEKTDINLKSTFKITDEMSEKQFIIPPKRTRYLSEITDTNRNYNQSSIEQKEIAQKLYGIYKTVCSVCDVSALDNNQDFITENGLDENVLLKIPLDSARGDNHVDLLQLLLKEFVRIKKELTPKNWEIILAWEAKKQSYKNPVYTFKVRDKEIKIDTYSESLSHLQIPKIALPKYEAWGDVLLWNLQENVPGEFPFTSGIYPFKRTGEDPTRMFAGEGGPERTNRRFHYVSLDMEAKRLSTAFDSVTLYGNDPDLRPDIYGKIGNAGVSICCLDDAKKLYSGFELTNPMTSVSMTINGPAPILLGFFMNAAIDQECEKYIRAEGLKKEVEKKINAIYEKKGIQRPQYQGELPEGNSGLGLLLLGVTGDQVLQDDIYQKIKLDTIAKVRGTVQADILKEDQAQNTCIFSTEFALRLMGDVQQYFIENKVRNFYSVSISGYHIAEAGANPISQLAFTLSNGFTYVEYYLSRGMDIDKFGPNLSFFFSNGIDPEYAVIGRVARKIWAKAMKLKYGANPRAQMLKYHIQTSGRSLHAQEIDFNDIRTTLQALYAIYDNCNSLHTNAYDEAITTPTEESVRRAMAIQLIINKELGLTKNENPIQGAFIIEELTDLVEEAVYAEFDRITDRGGVLGAMETMYQRSKIQEESLYYETLKHNGDFPIIGVNTFLSSKGSPTILPQEVIRATEKEKKYQIEVVKNLNKGNADKSEVQLKLLQEKAIKNENIFEQLMEATKICSLGQITHALFEVGGEYRRNM; encoded by the coding sequence ATGGAATTGATAAAAGCCTATACACCCAAAAATAAAATAAGAATTGTAACAGCTGCCTCATTATTTGACGGACATGATGCCGCTATAAATATAATGCGTAGGATTATTCAGGCTACTGGTGTAGAGGTAATCCATTTAGGTCATGATAGAAGCGTAGAAGAGGTAGTAAATACAGCTATACAAGAGGATGCTAATGCCATAGCAATGACTTCCTACCAAGGTGGACATAACGAGTACTTTAAATACATGTTCGATTTGCTCCAAGAAAAAAATGCTTCTCAAATTAAAATTTTCGGTGGAGGTGGTGGAGTTATTTTACCCGAAGAAATCAAGGAATTGATGGAATATGGAATTGCCCGAATCTATTCACCTGACGATGGTAGAAAAATGGGTCTTCAGGGCATGATTAACGATATGGTGGAGCAATGTGATGGAGGCCCCTCCCTAGCCCTCCCCAAAGGGGAGGGAATATTAGAACTCGTTAAAAGTAAAGATGTAAATACGATTGCCAGATTGATTACTTTGGCTGAAAATGATTATGATTCTTTCACAACTATTTTTTCCCCTTCGGGGAAATTAAAAGGGACCTGTCCTGTTCTCGGTATTACGGGTACTGGCGGTGCTGGGAAATCATCGTTGGTTGATGAATTGGTAAGGCGTTTTTTGTCCGATTTTGAGAATAAAACACTTGGAATAATTTCTGTTGATCCTTCTAAAAGAAAAACAGGCGGAGCATTATTGGGAGATAGAATTAGAATGAATTCCATTAAAAACGACCGCGTTTATATGCGTTCATTGGCAACACGGCAATCAAATTTATCACTATCCAAAAATGTTTCTGATGCAATTGACATATTAAAAATAGCTGAATTTGACCTCATTATTTTAGAGACTTCTGGTATTGGGCAATCGGGTACGGAAATTATTGAGCATTCTGATGTTGCTTTGTATGTAATGACTCCTGAATACGGTGCGGCAACCCAATTGGAAAAAATCGACATGATCGATTATGCGGATATAGTTGCCCTTAATAAATTTGATAAACGTGGAGCATTAGATGCTTTACGCGATGTAAAAAAACAATATCAGCGAAATCATAACCTTTGGGAAAGTAATCCCGAGTCTATGCCCGTTTTTGGCACAATTGCTTCTCAATTTAACGATCCGGGAACAAATTCTTTGTACAGAGCCATTATTGATAAGTTGAATGAAAAAACAGATATAAACCTAAAAAGCACATTTAAAATAACCGATGAAATGTCGGAAAAACAGTTCATTATTCCACCGAAACGGACACGTTATCTTTCTGAAATTACCGATACTAATCGCAATTATAATCAGTCGAGTATTGAACAAAAGGAAATTGCTCAAAAATTGTATGGTATTTATAAGACGGTTTGTTCTGTGTGCGATGTTAGTGCTTTGGATAACAATCAAGATTTTATTACGGAAAATGGTTTGGACGAAAACGTTCTATTAAAAATACCTCTCGACTCCGCTCGAGGTGACAACCATGTGGATTTATTACAACTTCTTTTAAAAGAATTTGTTCGAATTAAAAAAGAGCTAACGCCAAAAAATTGGGAAATAATCTTAGCTTGGGAAGCAAAAAAACAATCTTACAAAAATCCTGTTTATACTTTTAAAGTTCGTGATAAGGAAATAAAAATAGATACGTATTCTGAATCGTTGTCACATTTACAAATTCCAAAAATTGCCTTGCCAAAATATGAAGCTTGGGGAGATGTTTTGCTTTGGAATTTACAAGAAAATGTTCCAGGCGAATTTCCTTTTACTTCAGGTATTTATCCGTTTAAACGGACTGGCGAAGACCCTACACGGATGTTTGCTGGCGAAGGCGGCCCAGAACGTACTAACCGACGATTTCATTATGTGAGTTTAGATATGGAAGCTAAGCGTTTGTCTACTGCTTTTGATTCGGTTACCTTATATGGAAACGATCCTGATCTACGTCCTGATATATACGGAAAAATTGGTAATGCCGGTGTTTCCATTTGCTGTTTAGACGATGCCAAAAAACTGTATTCTGGCTTTGAATTGACCAACCCAATGACTTCGGTTTCCATGACTATTAACGGTCCAGCACCGATACTATTAGGGTTTTTTATGAACGCTGCTATTGATCAGGAATGTGAAAAATATATCAGAGCAGAAGGTTTAAAAAAGGAAGTTGAGAAAAAGATTAATGCCATTTACGAAAAGAAAGGTATTCAAAGACCTCAATATCAAGGAGAACTCCCTGAAGGTAACAGCGGATTAGGTTTATTGTTATTAGGTGTTACTGGAGATCAGGTTTTACAAGATGATATATACCAAAAAATTAAGTTAGATACTATTGCTAAAGTGCGAGGTACTGTCCAAGCAGATATTTTAAAAGAAGACCAAGCACAAAATACCTGTATTTTTTCAACGGAATTTGCATTGCGATTGATGGGTGATGTGCAGCAGTATTTTATTGAAAATAAAGTTCGGAATTTTTATTCTGTCTCTATTTCTGGTTATCATATTGCTGAAGCTGGTGCAAATCCTATCTCGCAATTGGCATTTACCTTGTCAAATGGTTTTACCTATGTAGAGTATTATTTATCTCGTGGAATGGACATTGACAAATTCGGACCAAATCTATCTTTCTTTTTCTCCAACGGCATTGACCCAGAATATGCTGTAATTGGTCGGGTTGCTCGTAAAATTTGGGCGAAAGCCATGAAATTAAAATATGGAGCTAACCCAAGAGCTCAAATGTTAAAATACCATATCCAAACTTCTGGGAGATCGTTGCATGCTCAAGAAATTGATTTTAATGATATAAGGACCACATTACAGGCATTGTATGCCATTTATGACAATTGCAATAGCCTTCATACCAATGCTTATGACGAGGCTATTACAACTCCAACAGAAGAATCGGTACGTAGAGCAATGGCTATTCAATTGATTATTAACAAGGAATTAGGCTTAACAAAAAATGAAAACCCTATTCAAGGTGCATTTATTATTGAGGAATTGACTGATTTAGTTGAAGAAGCCGTTTACGCTGAATTTGATAGAATTACTGATAGAGGTGGTGTTTTAGGAGCTATGGAAACCATGTATCAACGTTCTAAAATTCAAGAAGAAAGTTTGTATTACGAAACCTTGAAGCACAATGGTGATTTCCCAATTATTGGAGTAAATACATTTTTAAGCAGTAAAGGCTCTCCAACTATTTTACCTCAGGAAGTTATTAGAGCTACTGAAAAAGAAAAAAAATATCAAATTGAAGTAGTTAAAAACCTGAATAAGGGTAATGCTGACAAATCTGAAGTACAGCTTAAGCTACTACAAGAAAAAGCGATTAAAAACGAGAATATTTTTGAACAATTGATGGAAGCTACCAAAATTTGCTCTTTAGGTCAAATTACCCATGCTCTCTTTGAAGTTGGTGGAGAGTACCGCAGAAATATGTAG
- a CDS encoding ankyrin repeat domain-containing protein translates to MNALLNFIREKDLSGFEHHLSKSDELVKNINSINKEYYSDWFPGIGFTLLQIVSFVNPLFANFLLEKGAKHDIFSAAALGKFELAKKIAKRNPSLLNIPIGGFYPIQFAMSSPTIFEFFLEIGESPERVLTRLGWFDWEDNAINNNLSEWKIIHMAALGRRYHDNLEIARILLKHGANLSASSLPFGESALHIAAIYNNPEFIDFMISNGVDVDIKTLGVKQTKNHKNLFNTSYFEPFISSSEKTPLMLASGEGQIKAAKVLLKLGADPNKKDSLGFTSLHYAAGNFWEERLDIVKLLINHDANPYVIDVEGRTPSDIAQLKNYKNVSKFLDKHSIT, encoded by the coding sequence ATGAATGCTTTATTAAATTTTATTAGAGAAAAAGATCTTTCTGGTTTTGAACATCATCTATCAAAATCTGACGAACTAGTTAAAAATATCAATTCAATTAATAAAGAGTATTATTCTGATTGGTTCCCTGGGATTGGATTTACACTGTTACAAATTGTTTCCTTTGTTAATCCGCTATTCGCTAATTTTTTATTAGAAAAGGGGGCGAAGCACGATATATTTTCTGCGGCGGCACTAGGAAAGTTTGAACTAGCGAAAAAAATTGCAAAGAGGAACCCTTCATTATTAAATATACCAATAGGTGGTTTTTATCCTATTCAATTTGCAATGTCATCGCCAACTATTTTTGAGTTTTTTTTAGAAATAGGAGAGTCTCCAGAAAGAGTATTAACAAGATTAGGTTGGTTTGATTGGGAAGATAACGCTATAAATAATAATCTTTCAGAATGGAAAATAATTCATATGGCGGCCTTAGGACGAAGATATCATGACAATTTAGAAATTGCTCGAATTCTATTAAAACATGGAGCCAACTTAAGTGCTTCATCTTTGCCCTTTGGGGAGTCTGCACTCCATATAGCAGCAATTTATAACAATCCAGAATTTATCGATTTTATGATCTCAAATGGGGTTGACGTAGATATAAAGACTTTGGGAGTTAAACAAACTAAAAATCATAAAAATTTGTTTAACACATCTTATTTTGAGCCATTTATTTCATCATCGGAAAAAACACCACTTATGCTTGCGTCTGGTGAAGGGCAAATTAAAGCAGCTAAAGTTTTATTGAAGCTTGGAGCGGATCCAAATAAAAAAGATTCTCTAGGTTTTACATCTCTTCATTATGCTGCTGGAAATTTTTGGGAAGAACGTTTAGATATAGTTAAATTACTCATAAATCATGATGCTAATCCTTATGTAATTGACGTTGAGGGAAGAACCCCTTCTGACATTGCCCAATTAAAGAATTATAAGAATGTATCTAAATTTTTAGATAAACACTCTATTACTTGA
- a CDS encoding mechanosensitive ion channel family protein, producing MEKFNEYLNIAQEKIVFFAPKILLALAILWIGFKIIKKLVKLFELALEKSGMSANIRPFLMSIVSVALKILLLIVVAGIVGLELTIFATIIAASVFAIGMSLQGSLGNFASGLIVLSLKPYKVGDWIQIDDKFGKVEEIGVFNTIIISPGNKTLIIPNSKITDDVVTNYSEKGMIRLEIDVTMPYEESFPKIKKIISDALSTIPLILKDPQPEIGIENFDSHTVQIAVRPYTKPDDYWEVIFSAHEHIKKAFSEHKIKVAYSEGVEFGSIGE from the coding sequence ATGGAAAAATTCAATGAATACCTAAATATAGCCCAAGAGAAAATAGTCTTTTTTGCACCTAAAATTTTATTGGCACTTGCCATATTGTGGATAGGGTTTAAAATCATAAAAAAATTAGTTAAACTATTTGAATTAGCTCTTGAAAAAAGCGGAATGTCAGCCAATATTCGGCCATTTTTAATGTCAATAGTAAGTGTAGCTTTAAAAATATTATTACTAATAGTTGTGGCTGGTATTGTCGGATTAGAACTCACAATTTTTGCCACTATTATTGCGGCATCGGTATTTGCTATTGGAATGTCATTACAAGGTAGTTTGGGGAATTTTGCATCTGGGCTTATTGTATTATCCTTAAAACCTTACAAGGTTGGTGATTGGATTCAAATTGACGACAAATTTGGCAAAGTTGAAGAAATTGGTGTTTTTAATACCATAATTATTTCACCAGGTAATAAAACGTTGATTATCCCTAATTCAAAAATAACCGATGATGTGGTTACCAATTATTCAGAAAAAGGAATGATTCGATTGGAAATTGACGTAACCATGCCTTATGAAGAGAGTTTCCCTAAAATTAAAAAGATTATCAGTGATGCTTTATCAACTATCCCGCTTATTTTAAAAGACCCTCAACCCGAAATAGGTATTGAAAACTTTGATAGCCATACCGTACAAATAGCTGTTAGGCCTTATACTAAACCCGATGATTATTGGGAAGTTATTTTTTCTGCACATGAGCATATAAAAAAGGCATTTAGTGAACATAAAATCAAAGTTGCTTACTCTGAAGGTGTTGAGTTTGGTTCTATTGGTGAGTAG